The proteins below come from a single Leopardus geoffroyi isolate Oge1 chromosome D3, O.geoffroyi_Oge1_pat1.0, whole genome shotgun sequence genomic window:
- the LOC123587471 gene encoding piezo-type mechanosensitive ion channel component 2-like, which translates to MGLVPQLSEPEKPFNWFRECYTEATVLFSRQSTLDDLDGPETVPKTSERARPRLRKMFSMDMSSSSADSGSLASSEPTQCTMLYSRQGTTETIAEVEAEQDDEAVAKDADQGGEEAADLGPEEASEAGLTPDAELPHYSTEDGDVEAPPSYSKAVSFERLSFCSRDDSAGQSHMAVSPDESRSDRLESSILPPLTHELTASELLLNKMFHDDELEESEKFYVGQPRFLLLFYAMYNTLVARSEMVCYFGIILNHMVSASMITLVLPILIFLWAMLSVPRPSRRFWMMAIVYTEVAIVVKYFFQFGFFPWNKNVELNKDKPFHPPNIIGVEKKEGYVLYDLIQLLALFFHRSILKCHGLWDEDDITDSGTDKEESDDELSLSRGRRASSDSLKSINLAASAESVHVSFPEQPTAIRRKRSGSSSQISPRSSFSSNRSKRGSTSTRNSSQKGSSVLSIKQKSKRELYMEKLQEHLIKAKAFTIKKTLQIYVPIRQFFYNLIHPDYSAVTDVYVLMFLADTVDFVIIVFGFWAFGKHSAAADITSSLSEDQVPGPFLVMVLIQFGTMVVDRALYLRKTVLGKVIFQVILVFGIHFWMFFILPGVTERKFSQNLVAQLWYFVKCVYFGLSAYQIRCGYPTRVLGNFLTKSYNYVNLFLFQGFRLVPFLTELRAVMDWVWTDTTLSLSSWICVEDIYAHIFILKCWRESEKRYPQPRGQKKKKVVKYGMGGMIIVLLICIVWFPLLFMSLIKSVAGVINQPLDVSVTITLGGYQPIFTMSAQQSQLKVMDQPKFNKFMKAFSRDTGAMQFLENYEKEDITVAELEGNSNSLWTISPPSKQKMISELTDPNSSFSVVFSWSIQRNMSLGAKAEIATDKLSFPLKNTTREHIAKMIAGNNTESSRTPVTIEKIYPYYVKAPSDSNSKPIKQLLSENNFMNITIILSRDNTTKSNSEWWVLNLTGNRIYNQHAQALELVVFNDKVSPPSLGFLAGYGIMGLYASVVLVIGKFVREFFSGISHSIMFEELPNVDRILKLCTDIFLVRETGELELEEDLYAKLIFLYRSPETMIKWTREKTN; encoded by the exons ATGGGCTTGGTGCCACAGCTCTCGGAACCTGAAAAGCCCTTTAACTGGTTCCGCGA GTGCTACACTGAAGCAACCGTGCTGTTCTCAAGGCAGTCTACCCTTGATGATTTAGATGGACCAGAAACTGTTCCTAAAACAAGTGAGCGTGCTCGACCTAGGCTTCGTAAAATGTTCAGCATGGATATGTCCTCCTCATCAGCTGACAGTGGCAGTTTAGCATCAAG CGAGCCCACGCAGTGCACCATGCTGTACTCGCGCCAGGGGACCACGGAAACCATAGCGGAGGTGGAGGCCGAGCAGGATGACGAGGCGGTGGCCAAAGACGCCgaccagggaggggaggaggccgcGGACTTGGGGCCGGAGGAGGCCTCGGAAGCCGGCCTCACCCCAGATGCCGAGCTGCCGCACTACTCCACCGAGGATGGGGACGTGGAGGCGCCTCCCTCCTACAGCAAGGCGGTCAGCTTCGAGCGCCTGTCCTTCTGCTCACGGGACGACTCTGCAGGCCAGAGCCACATGGCCGTGAGCCCTGACGAGAGCCGCTCAGACAGGCTCGAGTCCAGCATCTTACCGCCCCTGACTCACGAGCTGACGGCCAGTGAGCTGCTGCTGAACAA GATGTTCCATGATGACGAGCTGGAAGAGTCCGAAAAATTCTACGTTGGCCAACCCCGGTTCTTGCTGTTGTTCTATGCCATGTACAACACTCTGGTGGCCCGCTCAGAAATGGTGTGTTATTTTGGGATCATCCTCAACCACATGGTCTCTGCTTCCATGATCACCCTTGTGCTTCCCATTCTGATCTTCCTCTGGGCCATGCTGTCTGTGCCCAGGCCCAGTAGACGATTCTGGATGATGGCCATTGTCTACACAGAG GTGGCAATTGTGGTCAAGTATTTCTTCCAATTTGGCTTCTTTCCCTGGAACAAGAACGTGGAATTGAACAAAGATAAACCTTTCCACCCACCGAATATCATAGgagtggagaagaaagaaggctATGTCCTTTATGATCTCATTCAGCTCTTGGCTCTTTTCTTCCATCGGTCCATTTTGAAG TGCCACGGCTTATGGGATGAAGATGACATCACCGACAGTGGCACAGACAAGGAAGAGTCGGATGATGAGTTGTCCCTCAGTCGTGGCAGGAGAGCCTCCTCTGATTCTCTGAAATCCATCAACCTGGCCGCTTCAGCAGAGTCGGTGCACGTGTCCTTCCCGGAGCAGCCCACGGCCATCCGGAGGAAGCGATCGGGCAGTAGCTCCCAGATATCCCCCAGATCCAGCTTTTCTTCCAATAGGTCCAAAAGAG gCAGCACAAGCACCCGAAACAGCAGTCAAAAAGGAAGCAGTGTTTTGAGCATCAAGCAGAAAAGTAAAAGGGAACTTTATATGGAAAAGCTTCAAGAACATTTAATCAAAGCAAAAGCATTTACCATAAAGAA GACTTTGCAAATATATGTGCCCATCAGACAGTTCTTCTACAACCTCATCCATCCAGACTACAGTGCTGTGACCGATGTGTATGTGCTCATGTTCCTGGCTGACACTGTTGACTTTGTCATCATCGTCTTTGGCTTCTGGGCCTTTGGG AAACACTCAGCAGCAGCAGACATCACCTCTTCGCTGTCAGAGGACCAAGTCCCTGGGCCTTTTTTGGTGATGGTCCTAATTCAGTTTGGAACCATGGTCGTGGACCGAGCACTATACCTCAGGAAGACCGTCCTGGGAAAGGTCATTTTCCAGGTCATTCTTGTGTTTGGAATTCACTTCTGGATGTTCTTCATCTTGCCTGGTGTGACTGAGAG GAAATTCAGCCAGAACCTGGTTGCTCAGCTTTGGTACTTTGTGAAATGTGTTTACTTTGGGTTGTCTGCCTACCAAATCCGTTGTGGCTACCCAACGCGAGTCCTTGGAAACTTCCTCACCAAGAGCTACAATTATGTCAACCTCTTCTTGTTTCAAGG GTTCCGCCTCGTTCCCTTTCTGACTGAGCTGAGGGCTGTGATGGACTGGGTGTGGACAGACACGACCTTGAGCCTCTCCAGCTGGATCTGTGTGGAGGACATCTACGCTCACATATTCATCCTGAAGTGTTGGCGGGAGTCTGAAAAA AGATACCCGCAGCCCCGggggcagaagaagaagaaagtggtgAAGTATGGCATGGGAGGCATGATCATCGTTCTGCTCATCTGCATTGTCTGGTTTCCCCTTCTCTTCATGTCCTTGATCAAATCTGTGGCGGGGGTCATCAACCAGCCCCTGGACGTCTCGGTCACAATCACCCTGGGAGGGTACCAG cCTATTTTCACAATGAGTGCACAGCAAAGCCAGTTGAAAGTTATGGATCAGCCCAAGTTTAATAAATTTATGAAAGCTTTTTCTAGGGACACT GGTGCTATGCAATTTCTGGAAAATTATGAGAAAGAAGACATAACTGTAGCAGAACTGGAAGGAAACTCAAATTCTTTGTGGACCATCAGCCCTCCCAGTAAGCAGAAAATGATAagcgaactcacggaccccaaTAGTagcttctctgttgttttttcaTGGAGTATTCAGAG AAACATGAGTTTGGGTGCAAAGGCAGAAATTGCAACCGAtaagctttcttttcctcttaaaaataccACACGAGAACATATAGCTAAAATGATAGCCGGCAACAACACGGAAAGTTCAAGAACACCGGT gaCTATAGAAAAGATCTACCCATATTACGTGAAAGCACCTAGTGATTCGAATTCAAAACCTATAAAGCAACTTTTGTCTG AAAATAACTTCATGAATATCACCATCATTTTGTCCAGAGACAATACAACTAAATCTAACAGTGAGTGGTGGGTTCTCAACCTGACTGGAAACAGAATATACAATCAGCACGCTCAGGCCTTGGAACTGGTGGTCTTCAATGACAAAGTCAGCCCGCCCAGtctggggttcctggctggctatGG tatcATGGGATTGTATGCTTCGGTTGTCCTTGTGATTGGGAAGTTTGTCCGTGAATTCTTCAGTGGGATTTCTCACTCCATCATGTTTGAAGAGCTTCCAAACGTGGACCGAATTCTGAAGTTGTGCACAGATATTTTTTTAGTTCGAGAGACAGGGGAACTGGAACTCGAGGAAGATCTCTATGCCAAATTAATATTCCTGTACCGCTCACCAGAAACCATGATCAAATGgactagagaaaaaacaaattga